The Drosophila sechellia strain sech25 chromosome 2R, ASM438219v1, whole genome shotgun sequence nucleotide sequence AGAGAGAACAAAAGTAGAAAAGACTTATGCAGCTAGGAGTACTATGATCAACCTTATACTTTTGTGACTAATacactgtttttttttttttttttttaatttcaggCTTCTTTGGTAATGGATCCTTGTGCCAGGAGCGTCAGCATCAAAACTCTGAATTCCTGATTGTCAGCCATGGTGTGATGATCGCTCGCGTTCCGCTAAACGGACGTAATGTCCGGCCCATTTCGATGGCCCAGATGGCCATTGGTCTAGACAAAGATTGCGTGGAGGGCCGCGTCTACTGGGGCGATATTTCGACCAAGAAGATCGTGAGCGCCAAATACGACAGCACTGATCTGCGACCGTTTATCACCACTGGTAGGATACAATTATTGTTGGCCGAAAGCAAATGCCTAACCCATTATTCTCCTCAGATATTGAATCTCCCGAGGGTATTGCCATTGATGTGATCTCGCGACGCCTTTATTGGGCGGACTCAGAAAAGGATACCATTGAGGTGGCCAGCCTGGACGACCCTTCCTTGCGGACAGTGATCATCAACAAGCAGCTCGTCAACCCCCGTGGTATTGCTGTGGATCCCTACAGGGAGTAAGTCCTGGTTTCAACACCATTTGCAAACTGCCCTCTAACGGTATGATTTACCAGGAAACTGTTCTGGTCGGATTGGGACCGCGAATCACCCAAGATCGAGATGTCTAACCTGGACGGCACTGGTCGAGAACTTCTGCTGGGCAAGGATGCTGTCACTCTGCCCAACTCCTTGGTGGTGCTTGAGAACTCCGGCGAGGTGTGCTACGCGGATGCGGGAACCAAAAAGGTGGAGTGCATCGAGCCACAAAACCGCCAAATCCGCACCATCTCCAACCAACTGACTTATCCCTTCGGCATTACCTTCACGCACGATCAGTTCTACTGGACGGACTGGACCACGTGAGTTCTTTGCATTGCTTTGGTTCAGGAATCGATACTAACAGGAATATTTTATGTAGGAAAAAAGTGGAGATCGTTGACAGCTTGGGAGCACGGCAGACGCCCATTCAGCCGCCCTTCTTTGGCAGCCACAAGATGTACGGCATGACAGTCGTGGAGCAGCACTGCCCGCAGTACCAGAGTCCCTGCCAGATCAGCAACGGCGGATGCACGGACTCCCGGCTCTGCCTGGTCAACCGACAGGCTCCGTCCGGAAAGAGCTGCAAGTGCACCAGCGCCTCCACAGGATGCACCGTGCCGGCGCCCGGCTACTAAGTCTATTTTAAATGCAAACTGAAATTATTTTTCGATACGTATACAATCATATAAAAAGCAAGTTAACCAAAGCGCGGAAGGGTATCGaagtaaactaaactaaattaacTTAACTAACTAGGAGTGCCTGTGTGCCATTTCAAAGAAGAATAAAGAATAAAGAGAAAAGAATAAAGAGAAACCAGCTAGAAATTTAGCCAGAATTTAAGTGCTTGGGAGAAGCGTTTCTTAGATCCaatgttcaaaaaataattcaataGTTAATTCAAGAAAATCGTTATATAACCGTCTTTACTCCCCTGAGCTAAAGGCAAATTCTTACATAAATTACTTTTTATAAGACCGAATGCAAGTTCAGCTTTGTCGACAAATAAATTgaactaaaaaacaaaattcttTGTTCGGGATCCCAAATCAATATTCAAAATCTTACGATGATTGAAGCTCTATAACAAATTGGATGTGATGTAATCAAAAAGTCGAATATTTATTTCCAACTATAGTTTGAGTTTATTGTGAGTTCTGCTCGGCATGCCTTAAAGAGCAAGGCGCCGATAAATATTACAGCAAGTTTATACCCTAGTCCGCACTAATCGTATCTCTAATGCCGCAGACAATGCCAATTGCGGCTCAGTTAACTACTTTTGTACATTGAGACATCGATTTGATCTATGTGGCCTATGTGGTTGCAGATGTACAGATTCATTCAGTAGTATACGGAACTATATATGTCTATATAAATAGGTTTCTGGGGTGCTAGGCATAAGCTAAACTAGGTATTCCCTCGAGACACTGGAATGCATTTCATCGTCATCGTTGACTAAAATTTCCTTATAAAACTGACGTAAGTGCTTTAACTAACATTTTTGTGAGTGTGAATGTTTGTGTGGTATGTGGCATGTGGTTGAGTAGGTACATAgtttgctttaattaatttctaaAGAGCCTATAGCTGGGATCGAATTGAGTTACACTTTGCTACAGGGTTGTGTTAGATGCGAACGCTGGTTCACATAGCTCATTGAATTTGGTACAGTTTCCGATACTTGATCCTTGGTTCGAACTAGCCTTAAATAGTTAACTCTAAACTCTATATCTAAATTCTGTTGTCTTTCGAATTAAGTTTTGTTCATAAAGTTCTAGtagtttgttttcctttttttaagttttaatgCATGGTTGGTTCTTACTCACATAGTTTATATACAAAttctttgatttattttactatatgtatacatatttcTGTTGGTTTTGTAAAGCATTAGAGTATACCAAAGCCCGTTCCAATTTATGTTATGAAAACCGTTTCACTTTCTGGTTTGTTTTTCTCCTTCTTTCTCTCCTATAATTACGTAAAACACTCCTAGTAGTTTTACAAAATGTGAATCTGAATGTGTGTATAGTACAAGACATCGATAGCACCttcatatatgtatctatatggGGTTATAAGTGGGTCAGAGGAAGATCCTCCCGAAGGAAGGGGAAGCTAAACCGAGCTGAAGCCCAACTAAGTGGTCATACCTAAGGTATATACATGGTTTTTGCGTTAAAGCCCGATCTATTTGATAGTTTGCTACATCTGGCTTAGAACTAGGCATCCGATATATACAGTTATACAGTTTTCTCAATCATCTTCCCACCTATCCAATAGTTTAACTACATTTGTTGTTCCCAAAACACAATTTGCCGCGGCTTCCTTTGTGCAAAGCTGACATGTTCATAGCTTACAACTAATTTGCAAAACATgcaatatacaatatatgcCTACTCCCTAGCGATAAACTGATAAGCACGCGCCACTCCCTAGTGATCTATTAAACGTACGAGACTAATCTAATGGGACTCGAAGTGGACTAACCGGGAACGCACACCACAGACAGCCTTTGGGGTGGGTGGGTTTATTTGGCTGGGTTCCTAATACTTTCGCTCTGCCTAGAACTTATCTCTAcgggtgtgtctgtgtgtgctgGCCGTATTCTATATCCACTTGTTTTTCGACATGGAGGAGCGGAGTCGGCGCCCCCACATCAGGTTGTATCATACGATCGTTCCCTGCAAATGCTGTGGCGATGACACCTGAGATGACTGCTGTCCCAGCGAGTCCTGTGCTTGCAGTGATCCACTGGCGCCCGATGAGGTACTTGGTCCGGGTCCCAGGTCAGCAGTATTGATGGCCAGTGAGGAGCCACCACCCAGCATGCCTCCGGTGGAGGAACCTGCTCCAGATGGGTTAATGCCAcctccaccgccaccgcctAACACACAGGGCACACCTAACATGGGTGTGGGCTCCTCGGGCGGTGTCACCTGCAAGGATATCTGGTTCTGAGGGAGAGAACAGGAAGTTAGCCTTATGGTTAATTACACAGATCACTATGGCACCCACCTCCATGCCGATGCTACCGTTTAGGGATATCTTAATGGGATTACTATGGTTCGTTGCCTGCATGAGGGTAGTGAAGTGGCTAATGCCGATCTCTTCCAGCGACGACTTTCTCCGGCCGTGGCTGACGCCCACGCTGGGAAGGCCCTGTCGCAGGGACGAGGATCGACGCAGCAGGATATCGTTGTCGATCTGCAATGGGAACAAGCACGGGAAATATCCACCAAGATTGGCGATAATTAATGGGGTTAGTAAGCCCAAGAAAGATGTACTTTGATACCAACGAAACTCAATTACGTTTACACATACAAATTGGCAATTGTTGCAGTAACAGCTACAGTCACTCAAAGAACTAAACGAACACATAAAGAAGAAACACATGAACGTCAACTCGTAATGCGGCTCGATGGTGGGGCTAATTTGTTTTAAACTTGGACACTTAAATGAAACGTGTCTAATATTTCATGAGTTTCCTTGTTTTAGTGATTCTTCTCTGGGTGCGGACTATGACTACGGTTTGCTGTTGTAGTTGattgttgcagttgttttgcggttgctgctgtagattgttgcagttgcagttgctgccgTGCTTGTTTGGAGGGGTGATCTGCGGCTTAATTTTGTGTTCCCATAATTTTGATGCTAAGTGTGAGAGTGCAAATGCTGTCCCACAAATGGGACAAGCAACAAAGTGAACACATTCGTTTGTCTAGCCAATTGGTTAAGAAATCAACAATTTGAGTTAAACTCAATGGAGGACTATTAATCTTGTGTCATAGATCATTAATAATCGCAGCATAaaggaaatttaattttgtggTCGTAAACTAAACTCAAATGTTAAAATGTAACAAACAAACGTGGAAACGTGAATCGAATCAAACGAACAAACATAGAGAAGGAAATCGGTGGCGTGTGTTTGGTGTGTGGGTGTAATAGGAATAATAGCCAACCCGCAATGAGTTACTCCGTCCTCGCTGATTGCCAACCACCGTCGGACTGTCGGGTAGAGAAAGAGAATTCGATTTAATTTGCTGCATCGGGGGACTACAGCGCTGCGAGGATGATCCATACCCGGCCAAGGTCTGAACGCTCTGCATTTGCATGGGGTTCAATCCGGCAATGCCGGATCCTCGACGCGATCCAGCCCCGACGGCGGTGTTGGCCATGTTCATGTTCATCTGCGGCATCTGAGGGCCGCATGTGGCACCCAGGTTGATGTTCGAGCAGAACGAGATGTTCGACTTGCGGCGCGAGTTGTGTCGCTCGAAGGTCTTTTGGGCAGAGAACGGCGACGGCCTCACCAAGTATCTAATggaaaatttacaaaataaaaccaatttaGAAGAGCATTTTCTACGAGGTCTACGAGTAGAGGTATGGATGTTTTCTACTCATGGCATCATACTCATTATACCTTATCAACAGTTAACTGtataaaataatttcttaGAAAAGTATGATATTACTCACATGAGATCGCCTTCCTCCAGTTTGAGATCACAGCTCGGGTTGATTATCACATAGGACAGGTGGTTGCGTTTCTCGCTCACATCGTCGTAGTCGATTGTGGGTAGATTCAGAGACTCCATCCGACTTCGCACGAGATTCGCGATCTCCGCCCGCTCGATCTGCTGGGCATGGTTATCCCTCGCCTCGTCGGCCAGATTGATGGAGTACTAAAAGATTGAAGTACTTGCTCAGCACACTATCTTAAGGTAAACCATTTACAGGATGTTACAGGCCAGTTGGGTTTCCCACTTGCaataattgaattgaattttaaCGAAAGTGTAGTACACTTCACGAACCAAACCATGCCCAATAAGAGACTTTAACAGAAAACCCAAAGAGGCCCGCATAAGAATGTGCTAGCTGATCCTGAGTGTGTGTTATTGTTGTGCGAAAATGCAGACGAGACCGATGGGCAGCATCGTCCCTTGCTGGTTTAGTTGTTTTAGTTGTAGTGAATCATGCTACCATACAAAGAACATCATGCTGCAGAAGCCGGAATGATATCAAGACGGACCTACCTGAAACCAAACTTAAATGGCACCCCCTAACCCAGTTGATTGATTGAAATCGAAAATGGAGAATGCTGTTGAGTGGGGCGCTACTTACGGATGATCCTTTGCGCTCCGAGCAACCGCCCAGGCAGTTGACCGACCGCTGGCGTTGCGGCTGAGGCCGGAAGCTGCTGGCGCCACCTGTTGCCGACCCAGGCGGACGGTAGGTGACCCCGCGCAGCATTTCCGTCGAGTCCTTCGTCGAGTCGGGCGTGCCGGTCTCCTCGTCGTACTGAGGCATGCCCATGATTAGTTTGGTGTATGCAAATTCGAGTTCAATGAGTTCGGTTAAACACAAAATgatttacatatttaattggtttttaattgaaatggcaAATTGCTTTCACTGCTCTCAGTGTTCGagtatgcatgtgtgtgtgagagagagTATCAGTGTGTGGTATGGTGACTGAGTTGTGGCCTTAGCAAAATGGTTAACATTTAGGTTGTTTAGGCATGCCGTGGGGAGGAAACACGCAAAAGTTTGTTTCCCCCTTCCGCTAACGGTTGAATCAAAAATTTTAAGAACTGAAAACACGcgatttattgatttaaaaaGCCAGAAAGCAAAAAGTTTCTCAACCAAAATCGATAAAAACTCTATGGAAACGGTGCTGGGCAAGCTATTGGCGGTTGTTTCTCAACTGGGAAATAGAGAAAACAAAGTTTCTACCATTGGGACGACATTTCACCTACGTTCGGAGGTTTTTCAAGtctaattaaattaagttttttttcgTGTTTGCCAATTAACCCAAAATTGTTTGCCCATCCCCCATGCGTTTGGCTCTTATTGATTTTCAAATCGAGCGAGCATTTTTAATGAGCAATCAGCGTGCGCATCTGGGCAGGGACAAAAACTTTGAGTAATTGGGGAGTTGTTCGTTCAATGCCACAGAATGGGTTAGAAAGAGTCACAACTGCAAGGCCTGGCACAATAAGCAAATGCAATCAGCTAATTAAAAGGCGGCATGCACACAGCAACGGAAACAAAATCGGAAGGAAaacaaaactgaaactgaagccAAATTAAAGCCGGGAAAGCCAAGCATGCAGCAGCCAACAGGTCACGCAAAAAGGACCAACAGGATGGGATTGGAGGTACCACTACCCACTCCCAGGAACAACAACACTACGACTAGACTACACACAGTTACACACAACGAATTGGTGGCCAGACTAAAGGGGCAGGCATATGAGAATGTATGAAGTGTGGCTGGTGTTTCGGTATTTCATTGGTATTTcgtttgttttcgttttcattttcattttcgcttTTTCTTATTTGCTTTTCGCTTTGGGGAACTCACTGCGTGCGTGTGCGTCAGGTCCAATACAAACGCAAATCAATTGTTCAATTGGTACAGCGGGGCGTATGTGTAATTTGTATGAGTAATTTCATTGGTCTAATCTAATATGCTCACAGAATGCTGGCTAATGGTTCGTCTGTCTGATCTGTTATCCTATCGAATGATGAATGCTGTGACGGCAAAACTTAATCCAAAAACGAAACGGGCGATTGGGGTATGAGCGGATAACTTGCGGCCTGATTTGCAGCAAGGTCAGAGCTACtggaaaagtaaacaaaataagGAGGGCAATctaacggaaacggaaactgcaatgggagtgggagtcgtaatcggaatcggaatcagaATCAGCACGCTATGCTTTGTATAAATGAGTATATTCTGGTATGTAGGAGTTTACTTTAAAGGGAGCGAGTCGTTGCTAATAGCGTCAATCAATCTTATAGTATATATGTTTTAAGGATAAATCTAAATCTTTACCATCTCGGCCGTTTACGATTACAAATTGAAaggattatatatatttgaatatatatatatatatatttatatatttatagagagagagagagagcgagagagggaAACAGGTATATGTATGCACTTAACATTATTCGAGGTAAATATGCAAACTTCGTATGATGAACAGACTTGAGACTCAATGCAGTTAGTAGTAAAGCGTAAGCGTGTGATTTATAACACAAAACCCAAAAGTAAACCAACTGAGGAATAGTGAAACTAAAAACCGAATCGAACCGAACACAATCAAAAGAACTTCGATTAGGCCTCGTCGTCACCTGGGGAACTCAATTAGTTAATTTGCAAATGAAGTTAAAAAGTTATCGTTTTCTGTTTAATTTGCTTTTCGCTGTGTTTCGGTGTGTGTACCTAATCGCAGCTCGAGATGCGAACAAGTGAGCAAAGACAAGTAAAAGGCTATAGTTAGAGTAGAGCTAGGAAGATAGAGTTAGACATAGAGAAACAGAGAGATATAGTCAGGCTAAGTGTGGACTGGTGAGTGAGTGGAGTGAGCGTGTTAGTTGGGTTAGAAACAAATGTCTCTCGAGTGTCCTGCAGAGCCGTCCCCCTTTTTCTTTAGTTGGGATCGGATGCGCGGTCTAGAAGTTTGATCTTGGGATCTGATCTTGAGATTTGctattgtttgttttgccttGGACTCACCGATGGACGCAAGCGCACACAATGCCTGCTGAAGGCCGAGAAGGGTCCCCATCTCTCGACCGGCGAGTTACTCACATGAGACGTGTCCGCATTCGAGGTGTCCTGCGTGCGGTAAATGCCAATGGGTATTTCGCAGGTGGTGGAGCACAGCTTCTGGTACAGCCGACCATAGGTGCGTATCCACATGTCGTCCTTGGTGATGCGCATCTGCGGATGAAAAAGTTGAGACAAATCGCTTTTCATCACCTGATTGGCACTAACCGAGGTCAAGAACCCACTGCCCGGCGCCTGGTCAAtgcccagcagcagccgcacaAAGGTAATCACATAGTCCTTCACGAAGGCCTGGTACAGCAGGGTGTCCAACATGGAGGCACTGAACACGGCTCCTGCGGCAAAGGGCAGACGGAACATATAGGAGATGTGCGACCCGCGCTCCTTCTCGCGCTGCAATTAAGTGAGCGGCAAATTAACCAAATGTCAACTGAAAGGGGGGCGGGGGGCCAACGCGCTACCGACCTTCTCCATTTTGCTCAGATGGAGGGCATACTTGTCGTGGGCCCGGAACTGCATGAACCTCATGTTGGAGCTCTGCGACAGCTCGGTAATGCTCTTGATGCTGGGAAAGAATCTACAAAGAGGCAGGACGGTGTCCAAGCTGTTTCAGTTAAGCTAACTATCACTTACTTGAACATATTCTGCACGGCCACTATGGTGTTGCAGTCTGAGAGGGAGTCCTCCTCGGCCGAATTGGAGAGCTCCTTGTTGACCACCACCACACTTTCTGCCAAAGTGATGCCAGCCCTCAGCAGATCGTCCAGGCAGTCGATCGACCCCAGCATCCAGTAGACCTGCGACCAAGTAGAATTAGAATGCACCAACAAATTTAGAATTTTACAGCCTACCAAAGGAAAGTAAGACAACGCATCTAGGAAGGCCACATCTGGCCTTCTCTCCAGGAGCAGGATGATGGGATTCAGCGAGGTCTTCGATCGGAAGTGAGCTCTTAGCGGGATGATGAAGTTGTATATGCCATTGGAGGCGTAATCCGCAGCCAGGATAATCGTCTTGTTCTGCCACTGGTATTCCTTTGCGTTTCGATAGCTGCAGTGCTCGCAGACCTGCGAAAGAGATTGGTTTTCCTCCAAATGAAATGGTCTGGCCCAAGGACTGTCATAGCGACCCACCTGAGCCAACTGCAGACAGCAGAGCGGCTTCTTCTCTTTGAGCAAGTAGCAGAGCGTGGGACTAACGCCAATGAAGGGTGAAACAGGTGGAAACCCCTTGACGATGCTGGAATGGCAGACGACTCTGGGTTAGACGTGAGCTCCCCGTGGACAAGGCGATGGGCGACAGGTTTTAAGGTGGGTGGTGAGATGTGCGGGTGGGAAAACAAGCAGATTGTGCTGGGACTCAAACGATATAGCTACAAGTTGGGAAATTGTGTCGGGTAAAAAGGGAAATGAAAACTACGAGCAGATCCAAAGCATTCACTACGAATTAACAGAATGGTGAAACTTAAACTTTAACTGTGATTCCCAGAACCCTGCAGTTGTGCTCCTCCTACGACCACTGCGTATGGAGGCGAAACTTTGGCGCTTTCAGGAAGCCCTATGGAATGAATACACAATTGcagccgaaaaacaaaacaaagccaaGGAGCAAGCAGAAGCAAATGCTGATTATATGCAGATGCACCGCGGCACCGAGAGTCACGACAAACAGCACAGAATCTCGAGTTGTTCCGCCTTAGTTGGTCCAAGGTAAACGGCGGCGTCATTAAAAGATGTCCTGCGGCAggcaaacaaaagcaacaacaacgaacgAACAGCAACAACGAGACAAGAACTCTTCAACAAATGGCGTGTGTCCGCAGAATGTCCTTCCCCCCCATCCCCCCCCATCAGTCAGACTTACCAGGAGTAGTCGTAGACCCAAACCGGACGCACCGGTCGACGTGTCTCTACGGAACTGCTCGACGTGAATGCCGTTGCCCCACTTCCTGCTGCCATTGCTGTTGTCGCTGCCACCGCCGGCGTGGTTGTTGTGGTGGCAGTGGAGCAACTGCAGGAGCAACATCGCTGCAACTGACGCCTTCTGGCTGCCAGTCTGGCCAGAGTTCCTCCATTCAGGCCCACACCCATggccattcccattcccattccggGCACCGAGCGGCACTCACTATCGCAGCTGTAGCTCTTTTTCATGACGCGCCTGCGCAACTGGGGTAGATACTCCTCGGACGGCATGGCAGCGGAATCGGCATTAGTTCCGGACTCGCCTGCAGAATCACTTGGATatgcaggagcaggagcagcagcaacagcagcagcggaagCGGAAGCAGTGGCACTGCAGAAGCTGCAACCGCGCTGATACGAATCCTCCGAGGAGCTCATGATGAGCGAATAAGTGCGCGATTGTGGAAAGTGCCCGCCCAAGCAGCTGAGGCGATGTTTCGATTGTTGTTTAGTTTGATGTGTTCAAAGAACTTAAGGAATGGGGCGGGTGTCTAGTGCTTAAGTACAACATATACAATTTACATTCAGTCGGATCTCGCAGTCCTCAACGATCCACTTCTTTTGTACAATAATATACTTAGATCGATTCGGATTGCTGAGAGCAGACTAGCATGGTCTATGTACACAGATTCATGTCAGAGGTTAGTTTCTTGTGGAAAACAGAGTAGCTAAGAAATATAGTTAGTGATACACATACGTAGTACAATCTGTTTGGGGGTCTAGATCTATATTGATAGAGACACTACACTGGGAAAGGTGGATACGGTGCCTCGGAATAGTGACAAAAAGGGGAGTGTGAAGGGTTTGATTAGAGGGGAGATACTTACGCAATCTTCTCGGATGGCGAACGCCAGGGCATCTCGTCGTCGATCTCATCATCACTCTCGTCCCCCTCTTCGCCATCGTCGTTGCCGGCAATGCTGAATGAGGAGGAGGTGAACATGTCGGGCACAGGCAGGATCGAGGGACGTCTACTACCTGAAAATGGGAGTGATGTAGTTTTTCTAAATAGATACGTCATATTTCTGGGGCAACTAAGAAATTATACTTTCCAATCAACGCTGTTAAAACTGGGTTTGGCAACGGAAGGAATAATTCGAATAGATCTTATCCCAAGTAGTTGTAAGACTGGATTTCCTCTTTAAACTTACCCCTCCGCTGGTTGAGCACATCTGGGCTGAGCAGGTTGGGATTGTTGGCAAAGGGCACATCCAGGTGATTGCCCGTGGTGGTCAGTGTGGCCGGGGTGATACTGAGCGAGGTGCCCATGCTGTGGGCACTGCCCAAGCCGAGGCCGCCTCCACCACATCCACCCGATCCGCCCGCCATGCTGGGAGATCCCATCGTCTGGGGCGGTGGCGGCAGGGTCGTTGTGGTTATCGTTGCCGCCGTCTGGGTCACCGTCGTGTCCTTGAGGTTCTGCCTAGAGTCCGAGATTATCACAGCCGTCGGATTTTCGCTAGCTAAATTGGGGCAAAGCAGAAAGTGCAATTAGTCCCGGTCAACTTGACGATCAATATCCATTCTAATTACAACTACTTAGGCGCTTGCTATACAGGATAAAATGTCCACTAATTTCAGCTGAGCGACAAAAATGTGACAGAGAAAAGGGCAAAAAGGCAAGTGGAGCGGGTTCATTGGGGGGAGATTCTACAAGACAAACCTGGGAAAACAACTCGTTAAAAGTCCTCGACAAGCTTGCACTGGCTGGGAAACTTTCGGCAAAGTGATTAAGGTgcaacttggccaaaatgttGTCTTTCCCCTTCTGCCAACAGTTTTTGGTTACTTAATTACAGGGGCGGCTGTGGGAAAGGGGTGAGCTACGATGACGGGTCTAATTTGAACGCACAATAAGCTAGACTATTTCTATGCAGCTAATTTACACGAATTGTTGCGTGAGGTGTACATATTATTTACAGCTAGTTCTACACATCCAAAGctcatgcacacacacacacaaataacaTGGCAAACAGAACGAAGTGCAAAGACAGGCGGAAGAAGAAAATGACGGGCGGAAGTTGAAAAAGTGATGTTTGAGCAAAGACAACTACGAAACGTGAAGAAGAAGCCATGTAAAAAATGAAGCAAACAACAGAAATAGTTTTGCGTAGTGGCAAAAGGAGAAAACAGGAAAAAGTGCGAGGCCAGCGTGGGTGTGGTCATTAGGGTGGAcctttatttaaaattcgttATTTCGACTATCGGTTTTTCaacaaataatatttacaattaCCGCGTGTAAATTACAGTTAAGCTTGAATattagatagatagatatacgTTAAACACGATTTCTTATGCGGTGCATCTTGCACGTTTTAATGGTCCACCCTAGTGTTCATGTATGGGTTTTTTATTTGACTGGTGTATGTGGGAGGAAGGAATGCAGAAATGGGCTTGGATGGCGCCGGATGTGTGCTTTGACATGGGTAGCGAAGAATGTAACATGGGGTGGGGTTTAAAGGCAGCTCAAGCTCCAAAATCGAGACAGCAAGAGAAAAACTGCGAAAGATATATGTGGCTTGGATGTGGGGACGCTGAATCGGTTTTCGGTGAGTGATAGAGTTAGGCAAAGAACGTGAACGAAATATTTGTGATTTGCTTCATTTTTTTGGTAGtatcttttctttttggaTTCCAAAGATGCGGGTTTTGCTTGACTTGCGGGCTTTTTACTTTCGTTTGGGGTTTCGTTAGTTCTGGTGTCACACTCACGCACAAATAGTGATGCAAACTCGCCACTGTCAGGTGTTTGCATTGGTGGATGCGGTtgcggatacggatacggttGCAAGTGGGTGGTGCCGGTGGTGCCACCACCACTATCGTAACTGGGACTGTGgggcacacgcacacaaacagaCGGCACTGGTGGTGGTGCGGCTGCGGCGGTTGAGGTTGcatt carries:
- the LOC6608495 gene encoding potassium channel subfamily T member 2 isoform X9, with the translated sequence MSQNLQVSYTALAMSDDNQTCSYSMPSVASPSLNHRLQRNVNFNEDLNDLAGYPPQQLPTAPAVRRFSKSIFQRPRSMSVWSDISRSSMRLDERVRVEYYVNENTFKERLQLYFIKNQRSSLRIRIADLFLKLLSCVLYIIRVILDKNPTFITCYGCEVGNKTEFIISAKLTEEEFQENPIINWDAILWVNRPTVLWVLQLLLAMVSLTQSLVLTYLGYKGNIWQQILSFHFILELVTTIPFALTIVHPPLRNLFIPIFLNCWLAKRSLENMFNDLHRAMQKSQSALSQQLTILSATLLCLVFTSVCGIQHFQRAGHRHLNLFQSTYYVVVTFSTVGYGDFVPDIWPSQLYMVIMICVALIVLPTQFEQLAFTWMERQKLGGSYSSHRAQSEKHVVVCSTTLHADTIMDFLNEFYAHPLLQDFYVVLLSPMELDTTMRMILQVPIWAQRVIYIQGSCLKDGDLARARMNEAEACFILAARNYADKTAADEHTILRSWAVKDFAPNVPQYVQIFRPEHKLHVKFAEHVVCEDEFKYALLANNCTCPGASTLVTLLLHTSRGQEGQQSPEEWHRLYGKCSGNEIYHIVLGDSRFFGEYEGKSFTYASFHSHRKYGVALVGVRPAELPEFYEETILLNPGPRHIMKKDDTCYYMSITKEENSAFVVNQNQTSDPTAAAKEGGGTGGGGGASSSASHHPTAATASENPTAVIISDSRQNLKDTTVTQTAATITTTTLPPPPQTMGSPSMAGGSGGCGGGGLGLGSAHSMGTSLSITPATLTTTGNHLDVPFANNPNLLSPDVLNQRRGSRRPSILPVPDMFTSSSFSIAGNDDGEEGDESDDEIDDEMPWRSPSEKIAIVKGFPPVSPFIGVSPTLCYLLKEKKPLCCLQLAQVCEHCSYRNAKEYQWQNKTIILAADYASNGIYNFIIPLRAHFRSKTSLNPIILLLERRPDVAFLDALSYFPLVYWMLGSIDCLDDLLRAGITLAESVVVVNKELSNSAEEDSLSDCNTIVAVQNMFKFFPSIKSITELSQSSNMRFMQFRAHDKYALHLSKMEKREKERGSHISYMFRLPFAAGAVFSASMLDTLLYQAFVKDYVITFVRLLLGIDQAPGSGFLTSMRITKDDMWIRTYGRLYQKLCSTTCEIPIGIYRTQDTSNADTSHYSINLADEARDNHAQQIERAEIANLVRSRMESLNLPTIDYDDVSEKRNHLSYVIINPSCDLKLEEGDLIYLVRPSPFSAQKTFERHNSRRKSNISFCSNINLGATCGPQMPQMNMNMANTAVGAGSRRGSGIAGLNPMQMQSVQTLAGYGSSSQRCSPPMQQIKSNSLSLPDSPTVVGNQRGRSNSLRIDNDILLRRSSSLRQGLPSVGVSHGRRKSSLEEIGISHFTTLMQATNHSNPIKISLNGSIGMENQISLQVTPPEEPTPMLGVPCVLGGGGGGGINPSGAGSSTGGMLGGGSSLAINTADLGPGPSTSSGASGSLQAQDSLGQQSSQVSSPQHLQGTIV